The sequence CAGATTCGTCTGGGAGCAGACTGGCCTAGGCCAGCAGCCTATACTTTAGGTTTGATTGCAATGGCAAGGTTCACGGCGGCATCGGGGGCACTTTCCGTCGTATTTCCGAAGGGCCGCAGCCTCGAGATCGCAACCCGCCAAGTTTGCAAGTGAAGAAAGCCACGCTAACACATCCGCGAATTCGTCCTCTAACGCCACTTTACTCTCTCCTTGCAGAGCCTTACCGAGTTCAGCTACCTCCTCAATCAACCAAACGTAAGTCCCGTTAACGCCCCGTTTAGAATCTTTACTATAATATATCCTACGCATCATATTCTGAAATTCGTGAATATGCAAGTCCTCTTCACCCGAAACTGTTGCTATGAAGGCATTGTTTGGTTAAATTTTTCAAAGGCTGAGCCTCAACACCTATTTTTTTACGGATTTGGCTGGCTAATTCGCCGTTCATGCCTAGGCTTGTGTAGACGATTTTGGGTTTAACATGTCTCACATAGCTTAGGAGTTGGTAGAAGTCCGCGTGGCTGCTGAGCGGGAAGCTTCTATTTGCGCGCCTAAACCGCAAAGCCCATCCAGTAGCCATGGCCGGGGTCACACCTGGCTCGGGTCTTGAAGGGTCAAAGAGTCGACGCGGTTTGACTACCAAGCAGCCACGTTTAGACTTGTTAGAGCTTCCATCATCTATAGCCGCGTTGAGCTTTACCCCAAAACTCGAGTAAACTTCGTTCACCCTCGCGATCCGCGGGTCGACTACAACTGGAATCTCTGTGAAGTGATTTACCAGTTTGATTATCTCCTGAGACTTCCCAACCGGGTAGACGTAGAAAGCTGGGGGGGCGTCACTCCAAGCCTCAGAGACCACCCACTCCACAAGATCCTTGTAGATCTCCTCTCGTGGGGGGAAGAGAAAGTCTGGGCTGCCGTAGGTGGACTCTAACACTAGGACATCGCAGTGGACTTCCTCTGCGGCTCTGGTGACAACTGTATCCACACAGTTAATATCGCCAGTGTAAAGAACCGTCTCTTCTCCCGTGTCCACCATGTAAAGCGCCGAGCCAAGTATATGCCCAGCATTATGTGCGGTTATTTCGAAGTCGCCCACCTTCACCTTCTCCCCATAATTCAATGTCTTGAGCCTACCAACGGTTCGGCCTGTCATAGCTTCAAATATGGCTGCAGTGGCGGGAGTCGAGTACTTCTCCGAGCGCCCCGCCATAAATCCGGCTGTGTGATCACTGTGGGCATGTGAGATGAAGATGTGTCTGTATTGGGTATTTATACTGCTTGGGTCAAAGCAGATGGCCGAGTCTCTACTCATTACCACTACACCGTTGTCCCACCCTACCTCAACTCTAAACGTCCTCGCCCCACCACCTAGAAATAGAATGGTATTCACCATTCTGCATTTTTCAAGGTTTTGATCAACAGCTTTAAAACTTGAGTCGTCAGAGCTGTGCGAATTATCCGCTCTGACAACCGTCACTATTTTTATTTTAAATTTCTACTTTCTCCTAGGTTCTGGAATATAATTTAATTCTAGGCTCTCGCCGTGGCTAATTATGTGGATCACGCGAACTCCAAGTTGCTGCAGATAGTTGCTGAGGTAGCGTCTATGGCAGCGAAACACAATTCGTTCCGTGCACATCACCACGGTGCGTTGCCCCCTTGCGAGCTCTAGAAGCCTCTCGACTCCTCTCCTAAAATCCTCAGTTGCCATGTAGCTCCTATAGCCTCCTTTACGGAATCCACCCAGCAAATGTCCCAGGTATTCGTACCTTATAGACCGCCTCGCTAAGGCGCCTCTTAGCTCATCCCCACGGAACCAAGGCCACCTAGACCTAGGAAACCTGCGTATGTCGACAAGAAGCCGAATTTGGAACTCCTCAAGGAGGTTTAGGAAATCCTCAAGAGTTCGGCTACTATGGCCTATCGAGTATACCTCCATTCTTCGATCACATCCTAAACCTCAAACTTATATGCTGCCAAGTTAAAAATAACTGGACAGAATTAAATCGGCGTGGAAGCCGATAAAAATTCGGTGTGTTATATGAGCCGAGTTAGAAAGAAGCGTGAAGGGGCGCCTATGCCTTCTACAGCCGCTGGGCTTCTCCGCTTCTATGAGGAGGAATCATTCGGGGTTAAGATCCGACCGGAGGTAGTGGTTGTAGCAGCAGTGGCGCTGGCAGTTATTGTGGCGTTGGCTCCTTTCCTCTTCCCGTAACCTTGCTGGGGAGAATCTCCACTCGTAGAACCGAGTTAAGGTGTAAGAATAGCTCGCTCTTTTTCTCTCTTGATACTATGCGCGGGAGAGGGTTTGCCAATGTCGTCCGCAAAACTACCGCTTCAGCGTCCGTCAACCATATTCCCGGCGGGATGTGAGACACAGCTTCTACTAGCCCTTCATAACCGAACTCTCTGTCTATTATAACTAAAGCCCGCTTCCCTATGTTACGTTCTAGGAAGTGAAACACTGAAGGGCTGATCCCGGAATCACTCATTACTCCTCATCAAGGGATTCTCGTTTGAAACCTTCAAACTACAATAGATAAGTTCGCTTATAATAAACTGAGCCCTCCAAATCCGCTTTCAAGAAAGTGTCTCTTGGCTATAGGAGTGAAGTTTGGAGGGTTTTTGGTCTCGTGAGTAACTCGATTTCTCTCATGGTGAGCCTCCGTTTTTTAACCTTCTTGTCATTCTGAGGGATTAGGGCGCTGAGTCCTTGCGGGTCTCTTATGATTAACGTGAAAGGGATCTTCCCTTCTCTGGCCATCCTAATCTTATCGAGATACTCAAGCTGTCTCCTCCTCTGCCGAGGATTTTGGGTTAAGGTTATTAAAGCTTTGACAGCGTCCTCAACACGTAGGAGTATACCTTCAATATTGGAGATGTAACTCTCAGCCTGAGGCCCAGGAGTGACATCCACCTTCAACTCTGGGATTTTGATATGAGCTGTAGCAGATCTAACTACACGTGTCTTGAGGTCTTCAACGCCGGTTACCTTAATGCTATAGAAACTAGGCTCCTTGGTCGCCAGATAAATTATATCATTATATTTGAATCCACACCGGGAGCATTTTACTGCCAGCAGGACGACCGGCCCAATGTATGGTATCTCCTCCTCAGACTGAGAGATCATAGCCTTCTCAGACCTACAGGCAGGGCATTCCTCATAACTTCCAACGCCCATCTGGATTCCTTCTATCGCCGTCCAACAGTCCAGCGGATTCATCTAAACGTGGCAGAGTTTGAGGTATATAGGTTTGCTTCAAACCGGTGTGGGGTGTGCTGGGTAGTATCGCGTAACACTGGCCGTAGCGTGACCCATGTATACGTGGTTTTTTTTAAGAGCCTGTAGGTAGTATATTGTCAGGGATCGCCGATTACTTTCGCCAGCCACTCATTTTTTATTTCATTTAGCTACACTATTAGCTGATTAGAGGAGCGGCAGCGGTTGAGTGTGAGGCCTTCGAAAGATCAGTACTACCTTAACATTGCGTTGGAGGTAGCTGCTAGGAGCACTTGCCTCAGGCGAAGCTATGGCGCCATAATAGTCAGGGACGACCAGATAGTCAGCACCGGCTACAATGGCTCACCAAGAGGTACGCCTAACTGTGCAGATCTGGGATACTGTATCCGTGAACTCAACAAAATTCCCCCAGGCGAACGCTACGAGCTGTGTAGGGGTGTCCATGCGGAGCAGAATGCGATCATCAACGCTGCTAGGGCTGGAGTCAGCGTTCTGAGGGGCACAATTTATATTTCGGGTGTGGATGCTAAGACAAGGCTAATACTATCTGAGAATTATCTTACACCTTGTCGTCTCTGCTCTAGGATGATAATTAACGCTGGACTCTTAGAAGCTAAGACCCCGCACACCACCTTCTCCATTGAGCAGCTGGCTAAGATGAGCGATTACATAGATCCTAAGATGGTTGGGGGTAGGAGCCGGTTAAGGCTGAGCCCGTAGCATAAGTTCGGCTTATGTGACTGTTGGGTTGTGTTGTGCCTTTTTCAGTTTGGCGTAAATTTGTGTGAGGGTTCGCTTCAATGCTAGGCTGGTCATACCGTAAGCTAGGGCGATCCCTCCAGTGGTAAATATGGCGGCTGCTGCCAACCCGTATGACACCCTCCTCGTCTTGCGGAGGTGGAAGGCTGCAGGTAGCCCGACGTATAGTAGGCATAGGGCTGTGGTTATCAGGTTTGAGGTAAATAGTGAAAGGATTGCGGCTACGAGTACAAGTGGGTATAAGAGGTAGTAGGCTGTCTTGGCGGCATGTGTCTTTGGGTTCCTCTTGGCTATTTCTATTATGTTGGTTGGGGCTTTGGTGAGATTATACCAAAGGAACCGTTTGTAGTCGAAAATTCCTTTTCTCTCTAGGTATCTGCCTGATAGGAAGGTTTCAGGTTTCAAGTGTATGCATCTAACTGTGGGGTCGAAGATCAGTTTGTATCCGTTCTTCTTGACTCTGAGGCAGTACTCTCTGTCTTCGTATCCGGTCATCTTCTCATTGAAGAGTCCTGTCTTCTCAACGGTCTCTCGCCTGATCATGGTGAAGCCCATGGTCAACCCTTCAACTGGGGATGTGTGGGGGGGCTCTCGGGCTCTGTAGACGCGGTCGAAGAGGCTTGGTTTGTCTATGTCGTAGGGTAGCCCAGCCATTCCTGTGGTGGGGTCTTTGAGGTGGGTGAGGAGGGTGTTGATCCCCTCGTGGGGCGCCTTGACGTCGCTGTCCCAGAAGAGTATGTAGTTGCCCTTAGAGTTGCGGAGGCAGATGTTTCTCGCTTGGGGGATGTTACTCTTCTCCCTCAGGACTGTTATCTCATAATATTCGTGTCTGTGCTCGTCAGCCCAGGCTAGAATCTTGCTGTAGGTTTCATCTGTAGAGTAACCATCAACGAATATTAGCTGGATACGTCTCTTCGGGTAGGTTTGACTCTCTAAGGAGTCCAGTGTATCCTTTATACACCATGCACTGTTCTTTAACGGCATAGCCACCGTTAATAATGGTGAATCACTTTCATCAGTGAAGGTTAGCGGGAGATTATGATGCATCTACTACATGCTCCCTAGGATCCTTAACCTATTCTTTGCTGAATTTTTATATCTCTAATTCAGCTTGCTATTCTATAACATCTTCTGGCGTGTTTTATACAATTCTTTTTTCCCATCTGTCGAAAGTTCAATAAGGGTAATGTCGTAAGCTTACGAGGGAGAGGGTCGGGTGAAGGAGCTTTGAGCTTTGAGTTGCGTCGTTCTATTGCCCCTAAATCCAGCGTGAACCCTTCAGGGGAGAATGCCGCAAAAGAGTCCCTACCCGCCGCAGAAGATAGGCTAGGTTTTCCTCTGGTTTTATTGATTTGCGACTCGAACCCCTTTTCTATCGTAAGGTATTTCGAGCACGCGCTTTACGAATGTGTTAATCTGGTTACGGTTTACCTTGATGTCCATGAGTGGTTCTTGAAGAGGTTCGGGTTGCCTAGGCTACTCTATAAACTTTTCAAAACTAGGCTTAGGCATCTTGGACCTCTGCCTAGGGAGCCTGATGTTGTGCTAGTTGTTGAACCTTACGTGAAGACCCGCTTGGAGCTTGACCGTTTTAAGGACTCGGTTAAAGTATTCTACGCTCTTGACCCTCACTCCCCCAAGGCTAGAGAGGCATATGCGCGGTGTGGGGTCTGGGGGTATGATTATGTGTTCTGCGGCCAGAAAGATTATATTCCAATGCTGGAGGAGCTGGGTTGTAGTAGGGTACATTGGCTTCCCTACGCTGTTGACCCCTCCATCTTCAGGAAGTTAGAAGATGTGGGAGTCAAGTATGATGTCGCCTTTCTGGGGAGTCTAACCCCTGATAGGCGAACAGTGTTAGAGAGGTTGGGAAGTAGATTTAAACTATTAACTGTCGGGCATGGCAAGGGCGCATGTTACATGCATGACGCTTCGATCGCTTATTCGATGTCTAGGATTGTGCTCCAAGTCTCAAATAGGGGGACGCTTGGGGCTAGGGTCTTTGAGGGTATGGCGTGTAACAGGTTGGTGGTGGCTGACAAGATAGACAACGGCCTCAACGATCTATTCGTAGATGGAAGAGATATCGTGCTCTACGGGGAACTGGAGGAGCTTGAGGAGAGGGTCGATTATTATCTATCGCATGAGGAGGAGAGGAAGCGTATTGCAGTTCAAGGTTATAACATCGTGATAGATAAGCACACATACAAACATCGAATAACAGAGTTACTAACAACCGTCCTCGGCTCTAGCCTATCAGGTGGTCCCTAGTTTTATGGGTTCGCCGCATTTTTTAATGAGCTTCTAGTCGATTCTACTCTCCCAACATTACTGATAAAATATACTTTGCTCGGTGTAGCCATGTATGCTTAGAATAGACCTCATTTTGACCGTTTCTCGCTATGGTTTCTCTCTCCTCTTCGTGTTTAAGGTAGTATTTTATTTTTTCAACAGCATCAGGCAAGTCTTTATAGATTACCAGGTGTTTACCGTCTTCAAAAAGCAGATTTCTGCCGGAGAAATCATTCGTTAACAATAGACGGCCACATGCCATAGCTTCAAATATTCGCCTGTTTAATCCAGGAAATACGTGAAAGTTTACAATAATCTTAGCCATATTATACAACTTAACATAGTCATGGTGAAGATAGCCTTGACCGATAAAACTTTTCGGGAAAAATTTCGTTAGCTCCTCCATGAAAACACGGCGTTGCTCGTAATACTTGCCATCTAACCTTCCCACAAATGCAAAATCGTAAATTTCAGGCACATCTAACCTTTTGTGAACAATTGGATCGCAGGCTAATGGCAGAAAGAAGACATGCCTACAACCAGCGTCACGATACTTATCTATGTAGTCATAATGGGCTATGAACACATAATCATACTTACTGATCTTTACCCTTTCTTTATGCACCTCAAATCCACCCATGATTGTGTCAATGGCGTAGTATGCTTTCCTCGCGTTACTGTGACAACTAAAGTCAAAATTTACCCTCACTGGGTCGACCACGAGTATCATGTCAGGAGAATCGAATGTATTCCCAGGGAGCTTAATAGCGTTATCAAAACGTCTTCCCAGCATCCTTCGAAACATTTTGAAACTAGGATGTTTAATCAGATCTGATAAGTAATAGCCATGATGCGGATTAACCAGTTGAGCATTGCACAATCCATAGAAGGCTCTCTCTAAACAGGCGCTCTCTCCATAAAAAGACGGGTAACCAACTATTAATACCTTGAGAGCTTTCTCAAATTTAGAATTAAAGCTTTGCCCGTTCAGAGAGTTGCTCATACGACACACTACCGCTCGCGCACGCAAATACCCTCAGATGATTAAATCCTTCTAATGGTATAGCTGAACATATTTAATGGCTTCAATGGCAGATGAATTGACAAGTATACTTTATAAGGTGCAGCCCCAATAGGGCTTCACTCCAAAGAGTGGCGGTAGCTTTTACTATCTTTGACTTTCAAATTACAAGGCACGGGATAGGAT is a genomic window of Candidatus Bathyarchaeia archaeon containing:
- a CDS encoding MazG nucleotide pyrophosphohydrolase domain-containing protein translates to MHIHEFQNMMRRIYYSKDSKRGVNGTYVWLIEEVAELGKALQGESKVALEDEFADVLAWLSSLANLAGCDLEAAALRKYDGKCPRCRREPCHCNQT
- a CDS encoding MBL fold metallo-hydrolase — protein: MTVVRADNSHSSDDSSFKAVDQNLEKCRMVNTILFLGGGARTFRVEVGWDNGVVVMSRDSAICFDPSSINTQYRHIFISHAHSDHTAGFMAGRSEKYSTPATAAIFEAMTGRTVGRLKTLNYGEKVKVGDFEITAHNAGHILGSALYMVDTGEETVLYTGDINCVDTVVTRAAEEVHCDVLVLESTYGSPDFLFPPREEIYKDLVEWVVSEAWSDAPPAFYVYPVGKSQEIIKLVNHFTEIPVVVDPRIARVNEVYSSFGVKLNAAIDDGSSNKSKRGCLVVKPRRLFDPSRPEPGVTPAMATGWALRFRRANRSFPLSSHADFYQLLSYVRHVKPKIVYTSLGMNGELASQIRKKIGVEAQPLKNLTKQCLHSNSFG
- a CDS encoding DUF488 domain-containing protein, whose protein sequence is MEVYSIGHSSRTLEDFLNLLEEFQIRLLVDIRRFPRSRWPWFRGDELRGALARRSIRYEYLGHLLGGFRKGGYRSYMATEDFRRGVERLLELARGQRTVVMCTERIVFRCHRRYLSNYLQQLGVRVIHIISHGESLELNYIPEPRRK
- a CDS encoding preprotein translocase subunit Sec61beta is translated as MSRVRKKREGAPMPSTAAGLLRFYEEESFGVKIRPEVVVVAAVALAVIVALAPFLFP
- a CDS encoding ZPR1 zinc finger domain-containing protein, whose amino-acid sequence is MNPLDCWTAIEGIQMGVGSYEECPACRSEKAMISQSEEEIPYIGPVVLLAVKCSRCGFKYNDIIYLATKEPSFYSIKVTGVEDLKTRVVRSATAHIKIPELKVDVTPGPQAESYISNIEGILLRVEDAVKALITLTQNPRQRRRQLEYLDKIRMAREGKIPFTLIIRDPQGLSALIPQNDKKVKKRRLTMREIELLTRPKTLQTSLL
- a CDS encoding dCMP deaminase family protein, giving the protein MRPSKDQYYLNIALEVAARSTCLRRSYGAIIVRDDQIVSTGYNGSPRGTPNCADLGYCIRELNKIPPGERYELCRGVHAEQNAIINAARAGVSVLRGTIYISGVDAKTRLILSENYLTPCRLCSRMIINAGLLEAKTPHTTFSIEQLAKMSDYIDPKMVGGRSRLRLSP
- a CDS encoding glycosyltransferase, which produces MPLKNSAWCIKDTLDSLESQTYPKRRIQLIFVDGYSTDETYSKILAWADEHRHEYYEITVLREKSNIPQARNICLRNSKGNYILFWDSDVKAPHEGINTLLTHLKDPTTGMAGLPYDIDKPSLFDRVYRAREPPHTSPVEGLTMGFTMIRRETVEKTGLFNEKMTGYEDREYCLRVKKNGYKLIFDPTVRCIHLKPETFLSGRYLERKGIFDYKRFLWYNLTKAPTNIIEIAKRNPKTHAAKTAYYLLYPLVLVAAILSLFTSNLITTALCLLYVGLPAAFHLRKTRRVSYGLAAAAIFTTGGIALAYGMTSLALKRTLTQIYAKLKKAQHNPTVT
- a CDS encoding glycosyltransferase — its product is MSFELRRSIAPKSSVNPSGENAAKESLPAAEDRLGFPLVLLICDSNPFSIVRYFEHALYECVNLVTVYLDVHEWFLKRFGLPRLLYKLFKTRLRHLGPLPREPDVVLVVEPYVKTRLELDRFKDSVKVFYALDPHSPKAREAYARCGVWGYDYVFCGQKDYIPMLEELGCSRVHWLPYAVDPSIFRKLEDVGVKYDVAFLGSLTPDRRTVLERLGSRFKLLTVGHGKGACYMHDASIAYSMSRIVLQVSNRGTLGARVFEGMACNRLVVADKIDNGLNDLFVDGRDIVLYGELEELEERVDYYLSHEEERKRIAVQGYNIVIDKHTYKHRITELLTTVLGSSLSGGP
- a CDS encoding glycosyltransferase: MSNSLNGQSFNSKFEKALKVLIVGYPSFYGESACLERAFYGLCNAQLVNPHHGYYLSDLIKHPSFKMFRRMLGRRFDNAIKLPGNTFDSPDMILVVDPVRVNFDFSCHSNARKAYYAIDTIMGGFEVHKERVKISKYDYVFIAHYDYIDKYRDAGCRHVFFLPLACDPIVHKRLDVPEIYDFAFVGRLDGKYYEQRRVFMEELTKFFPKSFIGQGYLHHDYVKLYNMAKIIVNFHVFPGLNRRIFEAMACGRLLLTNDFSGRNLLFEDGKHLVIYKDLPDAVEKIKYYLKHEEERETIARNGQNEVYSKHTWLHRAKYILSVMLGE